One Bos taurus isolate L1 Dominette 01449 registration number 42190680 breed Hereford chromosome 3, ARS-UCD2.0, whole genome shotgun sequence DNA window includes the following coding sequences:
- the KCNA2 gene encoding potassium voltage-gated channel subfamily A member 2 isoform X1 — translation MTVATGDPADEAAALPGHPQDTYDPEADHECCERVVINISGLRFETQLKTLAQFPETLLGDPKKRMRYFDPLRNEYFFDRNRPSFDAILYYYQSGGRLRRPVNVPLDIFSEEIRFYELGEEAMEMFREDEGYIKEEERPLPENEFQRQVWLLFEYPESSGPARIIAIVSVMVILISIVSFCLETLPIFRDENEDMHGSGVTFHTYSNSTIGYQQSTSFTDPFFIVETLCIIWFSFEFLVRFFACPSKAGFFTNIMNIIDIVAIIPYFITLGTELAEKPEDAQQGQQAMSLAILRVIRLVRVFRIFKLSRHSKGLQILGQTLKASMRELGLLIFFLFIGVILFSSAVYFAEADERESQFPSIPDAFWWAVVSMTTVGYGDMVPTTIGGKIVGSLCAIAGVLTIALPVPVIVSNFNYFYHRETEGEEQAQYLQVTSCPKIPSSPDLKKSRSASTISKSDYMEIQEGVNNSNEDFREENLKTANCTLANTNYVNITKMLTDV, via the coding sequence ATGACAGTGGCCACTGGAGACCCAGCGGATGAGGCTGCTGCCCTCCCTGGGCACCCGCAGGATACCTATGACCCAGAAGCAGACCACGAATGCTGTGAGAGGGTGGTGATCAACATCTCAGGGCTGCGGTTTGAAACCCAGCTAAAGACCTTAGCCCAGTTTCCAGAGACCCTCTTAGGGGACCCAAAGAAACGGATGAGATACTTTGATCCCCTCCGGAACGAGTACTTTTTCGATCGGAACCGCCCGAGCTTTGATGCCATTTTGTACTACTACCAGTCTGGGGGCCGGTTAAGGCGGCCCGTGAATGTGCCGTTAGACATATTCTCTGAGGAAATTCGGTTTTATGAGCTGGGAGAAGAAGCAATGGAGATGTTTCGGGAAGATGAAGGCTACATCAAAGAGGAAGAGCGTCCTCTGCCTGAAAATGAATTTCAGAGACAGGTGTGGCTTCTCTTTGAATACCCAGAGAGCTCAGGGCCTGCCAGGATTATAGCTATTGTGTCTGTCATGGTGATCTTGATCTCAATCGTCAGCTTCTGCCTGGAGACGTTGCCCATATTCCGGGATGAGAATGAAGACATGCATGGCAGTGGAGTGACCTTCCATACCTACTCCAATAGCACCATCGGGTACCAGCAGTCCACTTCCTTCACTGACCCTTTCTTCATCGTAGAGACCCTCTGTATCATCTGGTTCTCCTTTGAGTTCTTGGTGAGGTTCTTTGCCTGTCCCAGTAAAGCCGGCTTCTTCACCAACATCATGAACATCATTGACATCGTGGCCATCATCCCCTACTTCATCACCCTGGGAACAGAGCTGGCTGAGAAGCCAGAGGATGCTCAGCAGGGTCAGCAGGCCATGTCACTGGCCATCCTTCGAGTCATCCGGTTGGTaagagtctttaggattttcaagTTGTCCAGACACTCCAAAGGTCTCCAGATTCTAGGTCAGACCCTCAAAGCCAGCATGAGAGAATTGGGCCTCCTAATATTCTTCCTCTTCATCGGGGTCATCCTTTTCTCTAGTGCTGTCTATTTTGCAGAGGCCGATGAGAGGGAGTCCCAGTTCCCGAGCATCCCGGATGCCTTCTGGTGGGCAGTCGTCTCCATGACAACTGTAGGCTATGGAGACATGGTTCCGACTACCATTGGGGGAAAGATCGTGGGTTCCCTATGTGCAATTGCAGGTGTTTTAACCATTGCCTTACCGGTCCCTGTCATAGTGTCCAATTTCAACTACTTCTACCACcgggagacagagggagaggagcAGGCCCAGTACCTGCAAGTGACAAGCTGTCCAAAGATCCCATCCTCCCCAGACCTAAAGAAAAGTAGAAGTGCCTCTACCATTAGTAAGTCTGATTACATGGAGATCCAGGAGGGGGTAAACAACAGTAACGAAGACTTTAGAGAGGAAAACTTGAAAACAGCCAACTGCACTCTGGCTAATACAAACTATGTGAATATTACCAAAATGTTAACTGATGTCTGA
- the KCNA2 gene encoding potassium voltage-gated channel subfamily A member 2 (The RefSeq protein has 1 substitution compared to this genomic sequence), whose translation MTVATGDPADEAAALPGHPQDTYDPEADHECCERVVINISGLRFETQLKTLAQFPETLLGDPKKRMRYFDPLRNEYFFDRNRPSFDAILYYYQSGGRLRRPVNVPLDIFSEEIRFYELGEEAMEMFREDEGYIKEEERPLPENEFQRQVWLLFEYPESSGPARIIAIESVMVILISIVSFCLETLPIFRDENEDMHGSGVTFHTYSNSTIGYQQSTSFTDPFFIVETLCIIWFSFEFLVRFFACPSKAGFFTNIMNIIDIVAIIPYFITLGTELAEKPEDAQQGQQAMSLAILRVIRLVRVFRIFKLSRHSKGLQILGQTLKASMRELGLLIFFLFIGVILFSSAVYFAEADERESQFPSIPDAFWWAVVSMTTVGYGDMVPTTIGGKIVGSLCAIAGVLTIALPVPVIVSNFNYFYHRETEGEEQAQYLQVTSCPKIPSSPDLKKSRSASTISKSDYMEIQEGVNNSNEDFREENLKTANCTLANTNYVNITKMLTDV comes from the coding sequence ATGACAGTGGCCACTGGAGACCCAGCGGATGAGGCTGCTGCCCTCCCTGGGCACCCGCAGGATACCTATGACCCAGAAGCAGACCACGAATGCTGTGAGAGGGTGGTGATCAACATCTCAGGGCTGCGGTTTGAAACCCAGCTAAAGACCTTAGCCCAGTTTCCAGAGACCCTCTTAGGGGACCCAAAGAAACGGATGAGATACTTTGATCCCCTCCGGAACGAGTACTTTTTCGATCGGAACCGCCCGAGCTTTGATGCCATTTTGTACTACTACCAGTCTGGGGGCCGGTTAAGGCGGCCCGTGAATGTGCCGTTAGACATATTCTCTGAGGAAATTCGGTTTTATGAGCTGGGAGAAGAAGCAATGGAGATGTTTCGGGAAGATGAAGGCTACATCAAAGAGGAAGAGCGTCCTCTGCCTGAAAATGAATTTCAGAGACAGGTGTGGCTTCTCTTTGAATACCCAGAGAGCTCAGGGCCTGCCAGGATTATAGCTATTGTGTCTGTCATGGTGATCTTGATCTCAATCGTCAGCTTCTGCCTGGAGACGTTGCCCATATTCCGGGATGAGAATGAAGACATGCATGGCAGTGGAGTGACCTTCCATACCTACTCCAATAGCACCATCGGGTACCAGCAGTCCACTTCCTTCACTGACCCTTTCTTCATCGTAGAGACCCTCTGTATCATCTGGTTCTCCTTTGAGTTCTTGGTGAGGTTCTTTGCCTGTCCCAGTAAAGCCGGCTTCTTCACCAACATCATGAACATCATTGACATCGTGGCCATCATCCCCTACTTCATCACCCTGGGAACAGAGCTGGCTGAGAAGCCAGAGGATGCTCAGCAGGGTCAGCAGGCCATGTCACTGGCCATCCTTCGAGTCATCCGGTTGGTaagagtctttaggattttcaagTTGTCCAGACACTCCAAAGGTCTCCAGATTCTAGGTCAGACCCTCAAAGCCAGCATGAGAGAATTGGGCCTCCTAATATTCTTCCTCTTCATCGGGGTCATCCTTTTCTCTAGTGCTGTCTATTTTGCAGAGGCCGATGAGAGGGAGTCCCAGTTCCCGAGCATCCCGGATGCCTTCTGGTGGGCAGTCGTCTCCATGACAACTGTAGGCTATGGAGACATGGTTCCGACTACCATTGGGGGAAAGATCGTGGGTTCCCTATGTGCAATTGCAGGTGTTTTAACCATTGCCTTACCGGTCCCTGTCATAGTGTCCAATTTCAACTACTTCTACCACcgggagacagagggagaggagcAGGCCCAGTACCTGCAAGTGACAAGCTGTCCAAAGATCCCATCCTCCCCAGACCTAAAGAAAAGTAGAAGTGCCTCTACCATTAGTAAGTCTGATTACATGGAGATCCAGGAGGGGGTAAACAACAGTAACGAAGACTTTAGAGAGGAAAACTTGAAAACAGCCAACTGCACTCTGGCTAATACAAACTATGTGAATATTACCAAAATGTTAACTGATGTCTGA